CCTTTAACACCTGTGACCAGAAGTCAGTAGCCATGGCAGATCTGAAGTCAACGTTCTTGAATGTCTACTCTGTTCTCAAGAAAGAGCTTCTTGAGGATCCTGCTTTCGAATGGAGTCCTGATTCTCGTGATTGGGTTGAGAGGGTATTCCCTTTTTGGccttttcttggttttctttgCATCAGTTCGTGAAAGTTTCGATCTTTgtgttttattggttttgggATGCGTGTGTTTTTGCTTGATTTGATTGGTAATGGAAACGCAATTATGAATCCTGAGATTGAAAATGCTGTTTTATgggtttatttgtttgttttgtgtaagAACCCAGAATGATTTTGATGAACTGTGTAAAGAATCTGTTCTAAAATTGCTATGCCCCGACAGtgaacatgatcttgatttaAAGATGGGGTTTTTGGGAAATCATGTCAAAATTAAGTCATCCCTCATTAATCTTTGTTCTGTGTTTTTAAATGAAGTATGAAGGGAGTTGAAGTTAACAGAAGCGGTTCAATCAATACAGCTTTAAATTAGGATATAAGAAAAGGCTATCCCTGAGCTCTACCTTGTCTTGCATATTCGTTATCTTGAATTCTTTCCAACACCACATGGTTCCCTTGTTCTGTATCTGCGATGCTCCAAGTACTGCATTGGGAAAATCTTTGGCATAATTAGCAGGCCTAATGATCCTGAAAGCAACCCAAACAGCACTTTCGGGAGATGGGTGTATATATTGTTATAAATTGTGTCGATGCCAacttagcttttctttttttgcgaATCTGGGATGGATATTTTGTCTCTGGATTTTGCTAAATTAATATGTCTGAGCTTAGGATTTATGCtgattaacttttgttttttttcctaatttttatattcatttcgATGTTGCAGATGTTGGACTACAATGTGCCTGGAGGTAGGAATTGAATCATTAAATCAACCATAACGAAGAAGTTAAATATTTGTGATTAATTATCAGCCTTGGAGGTTGCAATTGAAACATTAAATCAACCATCGCAATTTGTTTTCCAGGGAAGCTAAATCGAGGACTATCTGTGATTGACAGCTACAAATACTTGAAAGAAGGAAAGGAATTAACGGAAGATGAAATCTTTCTCACAAGTGCTCTTGGTTGGTGTATTGAATGGGTATGACTATTGAAAACTGTACTCTTCTTACCTTTTGATTTAGTTCATTAGATGATATTTCTGCTAGTTCACGATCAACTTATGGTATTTCGCGTCAATATTTGCAGCTTCAAgcatattttcttgttcttgatgACATTATGGATAGTTCCCATACAAGGCGTGGTCAACCCTGCTGGTTTAGGTTGCCCAAGGTGGGTACAATGAGCATGTTGTTTACCACTATCATTTTGGTTTCCGTTGTTAGTAAAATTGACTTTGATAAACTGTTTTGTAGGTTGGTCTTATTGCAGCAAATGATGGGATTCTGCTTCGCAATCACATCCCTAGAATTCTCAAAAACCACTTCAGAGACAAGGCATACTATGTAGATCTCCTCGACTTGTTCAATGAGGTAATTGATTTCCCACGTTTTTCTTAAATACTTTTGGATATTGAATTGTGCTGACATTTTGTATATGCCGTTCCTATGCAGGTTGAGTTTCAAACAGCCTCTGGACAGATGATAGATCTGATTACAACACTCGAAGGAGAAAAGGACTTGTCCAAGTACACTTTGTCTCTGTAAGTGAAAGCATATTCTAACCCTGAAAGTTACAGGTCTCTGCATAGTTAGACAAATGACCAACCCATGAGAAATTCCTTCGAGAAAACCCTCATGTGTAGGTAGGATTGCATGACAAAGCAGCTCGCATCTATCATGAGCATAGACAATTctatatttttctcattattatTCTAGTTCACTGTTGCTTGTAGTAGGATATAAATCTGTTTTCATCCAGATCCACCAATGGAAAATAGGTCTTGAGGATGCAAAAGTAGTTGATTTTGGTATAATTCTTGTGGTTATTTGACgtgttaaaatttattgaaacctttaAATCTAAGCATGCAACTAGCTCTTAATTCACTTATCTAGTAATTTCTATTTAGGTAAAACTCTCAGAAGCTTCCATAACTTTGTTGGTTTATTTTCCAATTCTAAATTGTTTGGTAACTTTGAATTTGTTGGAAATATATGCAGACACCGGCGAATTGTGCAGTACAAGACCGCCTACTACTCATTTTACCTTCCTGTGAGTATGCACTGCCTGATTATGGTTGTCTGAAAAGAGTATTATTGAAATCTGGAGGATTAGTTAAGATTCAGCTGTGCCGATCACATAAACTCTTCATAATAGTTTAATGATGCATTATGCCACCACGCTATTTCTTGCATCTAGACTTTCATGCTTCAACTTCAACTGAACCATCAGCCCCAACTCTTAAACTACAGCCAACACATTTCTGCATATGAATTCTTTTATTGTGGTTCTCTCTGACCATCCCCCACTGGCAAGCCAATTTTTATAAATCACATTTTCCACGTTATATGTATCAGTCTggtttattatttgattattggtcATTTAATCTACTCAGGTTGCATGTGCATTGCTCATGGCGGGTGAGAATCTGGACAACCATGTTGATGTAAAGAATATTCTTGTTGAGATGGGAACTTACTTCCAAGTACAGGTAATGTGGTATTGGAGGTCTTAATGGTgtgatcttttttctttaacattggCTGCAACAcatctttcttttctcaaatttaGTACTTCATGCACCCCAATcatctttttatgtttcttgtGTAGGATGATTACTTGGATTGCTTTGGTGCTCCAGAGACAATTGGCAAGGTGAGCTCATATTATGGATAAGAGATGTGTTTTAGTGAACAAAATCCAGGGGGTAATGGAAAAATTAAACGGCTAATCTGCTTATCTGATTGACTGGAGTTCTTACtgatatatattctttttgcaATCAGATAGGAACAGATATTGAAGATTTCAAGTGCTCTTGGTTGGTTGTGAAGGCTTTGGAGATTTGCAACGAAGAGCAAAAGAAACTATTACATGTAAGAGTTAAGAGTAGCACATTATTTTATTCGCTTTCTTATTTCTAGTGAAAGTAAGGTAGCGTTGCTTACTGATGTTATTTTCTTCCAGGAAAACTATGGGAAAGCTGACCCGGCAAATGTAGCAAAAGTGAAGGCCCTCTATCATGAGCTGAACCTTCAGGTTTGAACTTGATCTCAAGTAAAAAGTGCTTAAAAACTTTCAAATGAGAGTATATAATGTACAAGTGTTTCACTTTGCGGTTGATGTGTAACGATGCAACTTTCCTTTTGAGTTTTTTGGCAGACTTGTTGGCCTTTTGAGTTTTTTGGCAGACTTGTTGGTTTATTGTGCGCGATACAGAAATTGCAGCATTATGTCCTTCAGATTTCCTTTCTCTTATATATAATCTCATATTTTGATTCTATAGGGTGTATTTGCCGACTATGAGAGCAAAAGCTATGAGAAACTGATAGCTTCTATCGAAGCTCACCCTAGCAAAGCAGTGCAAGCAGTGTTGAAGTCCTTCTTGGCCAAAATTTACAAGAGGCAGAAATAGAGAAATGCAAACAGAAGTTGGATGATGCAGAAGAATGCaagtctttttcatttttccaaTTTGTATTTGTAGTTTCCTAACTGAGGGTGATTGTTCTTCTTGTATCCTATCCCTCTTGGAACCATTTTGGTAGTGTTGGTGCTTACCTTCTTTTTGGCTTTTCTTTCCTGAAACAATGTTGGTGCTTGCCTTTTTGGTCATTGAATAAACAGTGGGCAATCATTATTCATTAATAAGATTGAAGCTGTTTGACCTATCTAATTGTGCGGAGGCTCTCTCTTTAGATTTCATACTAGATAGGAGTCCCGTTCTAGctagttgattttgatttctttggtAATCTAAAAAAgggagtaattttttttaattaactttagTTATCGATATTAATGTTAAAGgagaacaataaaaacaaattaaaaataaaaaataagttttgatcTAATCTAACTTAGTTAGGATAATAAACTTGTAGTTTAAATCgtgagattaaaataattttattaaaatatatataaaaaaacaaaaaaaaaacttaatatttaataaactcaATGCACCTGGGCTAACATTTCATATCCGTGACCCGAGTTATAAGATAAAGATGATCacgtcaaaaaaatattgaagctcaattctcaataatttaatattaaaggctaaatattaaaaaaaaattaaaaaaaaaataaaacaattaaaagaatgctAAACAAACTtgacataaagataaaataaaataaaatgatgtaaaacTCCCGAGCCAATCTAAGCTAACATGACAAATGTGCGACCTGGACCGCGAAGTTGAGTTATTGTCAtagaaaatgagatgaaaaacataaaaagtttaactttcaataaattcaatgttgagtgataaaactgaaaaataaaatcggtaaaaaaaattataaaaaagtttgaTATCAATTTAGGTTAAAGTTTTATACATGTGACCTGCattataaaactatgataaaaaataataatgaagctcaattctaaataaattaaatattgaaggatgaaaaagaaaactaattttaaaaaaaaaccaattaaaaacaattaaaagcatAAAGGCCAAATCtaacataaaaagtaaattaaattaaatcaaataataaaaggatgaaattaaaaattaaattttttaaaaataaaaactagatttgatataaatatcaaataaaaaaaatattaaaagataaaaaaaaatcaaaacaaataaaaaataacgagggctataattaaaataaaaggaaaatagagGACACCCTTTAATGCATGATTTTTAAGGGGAAGATAGAGAAAATGAGGGGGGAGAAAACATCAAACCGACACCTAACCAATGTGAAGAGTCTTACACGCACTGTCTTATTGAATGTGTCTCCCTCCATGTGATATACATCAATAGAGACAAtacttggttatttttttctattaaaaggCGTCACACGTGCCGTTAAAAAACACATGTCCCTTCCATATGTTAGCATATGCATTGCacgtattaataatttttttttatttaatttatcaaaacctCTAAGTACCCCTGACCttatattaactaaaaaatcataacaaaagatgaaaaaacccCTTGACGGACgtgggttatatatatattttttatttttaaaggtattttagtAAATACAATGCGCTAACAAAGATAGAAAATTGAAAATGCCCTCACCTGGACAAttaagtaaatttaatttttaaaggcattttagatattatattgtgcaaataaaaataaaagattaaaaaaactgttCTAACTCCTCCAGTCTCGTGAAAAAAGCAAGATTTTTCCCAAGGAAGCAAGTCACGTAGTTTTCTTCGTGGATAGCGAATATATccataatttaaatttcttttaagttttagcTTTTATCTTAATGTGATCATTAGTTGTGTACACGTGGACGAACAAAGACGGTGATTTGAATTCACAAATAAAATTTGTTCgactatttgtttttacttttaaaactgTGTGAAgatatattaaattcatatttttagagttttttaatgttttaaatatgttaatatcaaaaattttaaaaaattattttaatttattttcaaacaaaaaatacttttgaaaagtaCCTTAcactacaataccaaacatacacTCTAGAAGGAACTTGCCGTGACTTCTACTTTTACTTTTAGGTgcttttgaaaagtatttttagtttgaaaaaatattaaattgatattttttttagttttttttaattttgatgtgctaatataaaaaatataaaaataatattttaatttattttcaagcaaaaaacactttcaaaaaatattttgcaccaCAATACAGCACACACACTTAGACTTAGACTTAAAACATGCTTGACATTATGATAGtcgttgtttttcaaagtattttttatttagaaatacatcaaaataatacttttatttttattttatttttaacacacacatataaaatacttgaaaaaaaaagagaaatttttcaaaagcatcTCTTAGACTTGATCAACTTCGATGTCTAATGTTTTGACCAGGAACAGTTTCTCATTTTGTCCCATCATTAGATTAATACCAAGTCAATTGCAATTAGTTGTGATATCCCTCGTTTAATTGTTCTTTATCATTTTTGAAgcttctctttttccttttgaaatttATACGACTTTAACAGATAACCTCTGAAAAACACAAACGCTGTTGTCAAATGATATGGTACTCTAATGGCTCGTCTTCTCAGCTAAAACCAATGAGCTGCTGTATTTTCTAGTTATTACAGTGTGAGTCCTGAAACTCAATGCATACAGACATGTCCCTTGATGAAAAAACGGATCTCAATATGATGAAGAATTCAAAAggttccatatatatatatatatatatatatatatattctccaaTTATCACATAGCATACCAGTTATGTTTTTAGAAACCAAGACTAGAGAAAGGAAACGACACCTTGACCAAAATTGgtctaaaacaaaaacaattaaaaacaccAGCTTTTCAAGAACTAGCATGGGGTGGCGTGTGCTCCTCAGCTTGGTCCCATGAATCACTCGTCCAGGCCTGGGCCATCCGTGCACACCAGGAGATCTCCAGCAAGCTCTTCTTGTACAGTGGCGCAAGTCTCCAAAAAACCATCCTCTAGTTCATCATCATTGCCAACTCCCTGATCTTGTGAGCCTATATCATCATCAGAATGGATGGCTCCCTTCTCCGTTATTGTTCTGTCCATTATTAATGTAGTGGTCGTCTTGTTCTCGtatataattcttttcaatCTCTGGAGAAAGGTTGTAAGAGGCATAGGATCGTAGAAATCATCAAGGCATAACTTCTCTAACAGTTCAGTTCTTTCATTGTCAGCAGAACTCGTCTGTCTCCAACGATACGTTCTTGTGACCATCATGATCACAACTGTTATCCACACTTGAATTGATCTTAACAGATGCTTCCTTGTTAAGGGAAACAACAAGAGAATGTAGGTTAAAGTAATCAAGACCTAGTTTATCTCCGCGGCCATCGTCATCAACATTATTATTGCTGTTAGACAGAGAAGAAGATATTGCTTCTTTCAGTTCTTGATCATTGTCACATGAGTCTTGACGGCATGGTGAAAAATAACTGAACTCCATGTATTCTTGAGAAGGAATTGCGAACAAAGTATAGTAACAAACAAAATTAGTGTTAATGGTTACTTAGATAAGCAGATGCTAGCTAATcggtttaatttatatataggaTGTGATCAAGTGTTCTGTGAGGATTCAATCACTGAATAAATACACTTGTTTAGTTTCCTCCTTAAATCAGTTCTGGAAAAggattttatttcttcattctctaagaagaaaagaaagggattttttttaaaactagttaATTAAGGCCATTTGAACTTTTGaagaagatttaaaaaattattaaggagCTTGTTCCAAGATGTGATAAAGGGCTGGAAATTTTCGAACCTAAGCATAAGATTTGAGAATAATATTCCATAAAGAATATCAAGCTAGAAACTGGGCTAGCGGCAGGCAGGGCTATATTGCCCCCGTTTGTTTTCGATCGTTTCTcagctttgcttttttttttttttcaaaaataaatagtgGTTTACTTTGAATCTtataaattgtttgtttttctggTAAAaacgttgtttttttattgaaaattaatttttaatgttttttacaaataaattttaaaaataaaagaatattattttaatatatttttaaataaaaaatactttaaaatagaATTACCAGCCCTTAAAATACAATTCCAATCAAATATTGTGGCTGCCGTCCAGCGTGAGAAAGACAACAACCACAAGTAGAAGAGTTCCCCAGTACTTTGCCAAagaatcttttttgttttttgaagaattttataagctttttatgtgaatgTATTTTGGTGTTattactgttattattattattattattattattcaccactctcataacaataaaataaaataaaataaaataaattcacttTCCCTTTCGAATTAGTTCAACCACTGATAATTCCTGTTTCCGAACATAGAGAGTTCAATGTCTTAAGATTACCCAtgaatcacacacacacacacacacacacacacacctcaaTAAAAGAGAGGGACCCTTTAATTGGTAAagagtctttttttaaaaaaaaatttgttaataagttacaaacatagaaaatacatttttaaaatcctttaaaaaaactCGATCTTGACatgtaatttgattttaaaatatttttaataattaaaaataaaaataaaaataaaaacatttaataaatttcactCACTAACACATTAATTCTAGAACATATTttatacacaaaaaaattattttgtccccatttatttgttggaaagtagtttctttttcaAAAGTGAATTCTGGTAAagtgaattttgaaaaagtgaattattttttgatatttagtagtgtaatgaaaaataaattagaaaacactttccagtgtttatttatgtcatagaaaatgagctggaaaataacttattaatgttttatttttttcaagtttattaaaataatgaggaacaaatcttacaaattaaaaagttgaatgagaatgaaattgaaaaaataataattttataaattatcttaaataaaataaataataattaaaataatagagatcaaatctaaaaataaaaaaaattaaaattgaagaaattaaattaataataataattaacacacttttctggaaactaagccaaattttttttaactgaaatgtGTTTTTTGTTGACTAACTTTTATAATggtaaataaatatagaaaagtttggaaagtgattttcaggaaacaaacatgacacaaaataaaaatatttttctaaaaatgaaatcaagtttttttttaattaaaaagtattttttattgattaatttttttaatgataaataaagataaaaaagtttaaaaaaagtttccagaacaaaaaaaactctacatttctctattattattattattatatgttaaaataaatggTCAGTCAAAATGACCCACCTGGTTCGTAAAAGTCAAACATCATACGCGCACTCTTAcaataagaaataattaatgaagtCTTAAACGCAGACAAGAAAAGTCTTcatctttccctttctttataGTTTTACCTTATAATTTCCTCATTTTGTTTTCGATTCTTTTTAGGGTTTATCTTTCAATCCAAACTAAATAATCTTTCCCTccttcaatttatttctatCTCTGTTTATTTGCCATTGCTTTTTTctggatttattattgttagtcTTAATCTTTagctaaaattcattttaattacacTGTTAATCACATTATTTGTCTTTGTTTCCTTATTAGATCACAATTATTATAAGACTCcatgaaatttctttttcaaaaggtTTCAGTCTTGAtacaccttttttttctcctcgtAAACCCTCTTTTTCTTCAAGGTTAGTTCATAACAATCCAAGAAGACCCTTTTTGTGGCTTATCATTTCAGGCTCGTGTAAAATCTTTGTAAGTTGCAAGGATTTTACGTTAAAAAGAATTCTGGGTTTTGTCTGTTATTGTCTGAAGTTTCTTGTAAAACTTGTTTGATCGGTTCTTTCAAATAAGAAGCGCCAAAAAAGACTTGTTTTTGGTGGTGCTGTTGTATTTTTGGCTTCAAAATATTAGTGGGTttgattcagtttttatttttattttttatacacgcgcgcgcgcgcactaAAGTTTAAGCCTTTTGTTTGTGTATTATGGGAGGAATGAAGCTTGTGGTTCGTCTAATAGAGGCAAGGAATTTGCCACCAACGGATCCAAATGGATTAAGAGATCCATATGCCAAGTTACAGTTAGGAAAGCAGAAATTTAAGACAAAAGTTGTAAAGAAGAACTTGAACCCAAGCTGGGGAGAGGAGTTCAATTTTAAAGTGGAGGACTTGAATGAGGAACTTGTAGTTGGTGTCTTGGATGAAGACAAGTACTTCAACGATGATATTGTTGGGCAGATTAAGGTTCCAGTTTCGCATGTTTTTGATGCGGACAATCAGTCACTTGGCACTGTTTGGTACTCACTGCAACCCAAAAACAAGAAGTCCAGGTTCAAGGAATGCGGTATGTTGATTCCTTGTAAATCAAACTCTTGCCTTCTGTTGTTTTGTCAATTCTGTGCTTTAGTGCGTGTTACCTTTTTGAATGTATATGACTTGTGAAAGCTATTTGGTCCTCTTGTAGTAGCAATGCTTAGGTTTATTTCTGTGCTTTCCATCTTAATCTTCTGTCCTTAGCTAAGGTTGTATCCTGTTTGATGTTAGAGTTTTGATTGACTTGTGTGTATTTgattctgatattttttttaacctagttTAAGATCTTGCTTTATGGATGCAGTTAAGAATTCAGATTGTGCAGTACTTGTTTAAAATGTTGTCTTCATACATTTGATGTATAACATTACTGATTGGAATTGCATgctcatcttttattttctccaaCAGGTGAGATTCTTTTAAGTATATGTTTTTCTCAATCTTTTCCTGACTCAAATTGCAATGCTTCACAATCGAAGAAGAATATGGATGTAATGCGATCTCCGTCTAGGTCTTTTAATGGGACAAACAACTCATCCCCAGCAAGATTAGAAGAAACTGCTTCCTCAAAAGAAGAGAAGTTTTTTGCACAAAAGAACTTAGCTGGAAGAATTGTtcaaatatttaacaaaaattcaGACGTGATTTCAGTCACTACAAGTAGAAGCACTGAAATTTCAGAGCAATCAGAAACTGATGGATCTGAGGTTTGTGATGATAGGGCTGAGGACCTGTCCTCTTCTGGCAACTTTGAAGAACTTATGAAAGAGATGGAATCTAGAGATGTAGGAAGTGAAGTTCCAAATAACCTACCAGGAGGAATCCTTGTAGACCAATCATATGTGATTTCACCCCCAGATttaaactcttttttcttttcacctgATTCAAGTCTTGCCAGATTGTTGTCAGACTTTGTGGGAAATTCAGAACagcaatttggtccttggagaTTTGAGAATAGTAGTGAGAGCTTGAAAAGAGTAATTACTTACGTAAAGGCACCAACCAAATTAGTTGGTGCTCTGAAAGCTAGTGAGGAACAAACTTATCTAAAAGCAGATGGGAAGATATTCGCTGTTTTGATCAGTGTGAGCACTCCGGATGTAATGTACGGTAGCACCTTTAAAGTTGAATTGCTTTACTGCATTACTCCTGGCCCTGAGTTGCCATCAGGAGAGAAAACTTCACATTTGGTTATATCCTGGCGCATGAACTTTTTACAAAGCTCCATGTTTAAAAGTATGATAGAAAACGGAGCCCGTTCAGGCGTAAAGGACAGTTTTGAGCaagtttcaacttttttatctcaaaatgTTAAGCCAGTTGATTTGAAGGACTTGGGATCTAGTAAGGAACAGGTTCTGGCTTCATTGAAGGTGGAACCCCAATCAGATGGGAAGCTGGCCATACAATATTTTGCTAACTTTACTGTAGTCTCTGCAGTTTTTATGGCATTGTATGTGTTTGTGCACATCTGGCTAGCTGCAACCAGTGCAATTCAAGGGCTTGAATTTGTTGGGCTTGACTTACCAGATTCAATTGGTGAAGTCATTGTGTGTGGTGTCCTGACTCTTCAGTGTGAAAGGGTGTTAGGGTTGCTTTCACGCTTCATGCAAGCTAGAGCTCAAAAAGGTAATAGTCAAACGTgtactccctcttttctgcagGTCTTAACTATTCATAAACTACGCAACTCTACTGTCTGCCTCTGGCTGAATGCCTGGGGTGTCTATATAT
The Populus nigra chromosome 3, ddPopNigr1.1, whole genome shotgun sequence genome window above contains:
- the LOC133690160 gene encoding farnesyl pyrophosphate synthase 1, producing the protein MADLKSTFLNVYSVLKKELLEDPAFEWSPDSRDWVERMLDYNVPGGKLNRGLSVIDSYKYLKEGKELTEDEIFLTSALGWCIEWLQAYFLVLDDIMDSSHTRRGQPCWFRLPKVGLIAANDGILLRNHIPRILKNHFRDKAYYVDLLDLFNEVEFQTASGQMIDLITTLEGEKDLSKYTLSLHRRIVQYKTAYYSFYLPVACALLMAGENLDNHVDVKNILVEMGTYFQVQDDYLDCFGAPETIGKIGTDIEDFKCSWLVVKALEICNEEQKKLLHENYGKADPANVAKVKALYHELNLQGVFADYESKSYEKLIASIEAHPSKAVQAVLKSFLAKIYKRQK
- the LOC133688714 gene encoding C2 and GRAM domain-containing protein At1g03370-like; this translates as MGGMKLVVRLIEARNLPPTDPNGLRDPYAKLQLGKQKFKTKVVKKNLNPSWGEEFNFKVEDLNEELVVGVLDEDKYFNDDIVGQIKVPVSHVFDADNQSLGTVWYSLQPKNKKSRFKECGEILLSICFSQSFPDSNCNASQSKKNMDVMRSPSRSFNGTNNSSPARLEETASSKEEKFFAQKNLAGRIVQIFNKNSDVISVTTSRSTEISEQSETDGSEVCDDRAEDLSSSGNFEELMKEMESRDVGSEVPNNLPGGILVDQSYVISPPDLNSFFFSPDSSLARLLSDFVGNSEQQFGPWRFENSSESLKRVITYVKAPTKLVGALKASEEQTYLKADGKIFAVLISVSTPDVMYGSTFKVELLYCITPGPELPSGEKTSHLVISWRMNFLQSSMFKSMIENGARSGVKDSFEQVSTFLSQNVKPVDLKDLGSSKEQVLASLKVEPQSDGKLAIQYFANFTVVSAVFMALYVFVHIWLAATSAIQGLEFVGLDLPDSIGEVIVCGVLTLQCERVLGLLSRFMQARAQKGTDHGVKAQGDGWVLTVALIEGSHLPAVDSSGFCDPYVVFTCNGKTRTSSIKFQKSDPLWNEIFEFDAMDDPPSVLDVEVYDFDGPFNESMSLGHTEINFVKSNLSDLADVWVPLQGKLAQACQSRLHLRIFLNNTRGSNVVKEYLSKMEKEVGKKINLRSPQTNSAFQKVFGLPPEEFLINDFTCHLKRKMPLQGRLFLSARIIGFYANLFRQKTKFFFLWEDIVDIQVDTPTLSSMGSPVIVITLRQGRGMDARHGAKTIDDEGRLKFHFQSFVSFNVANRTIMALWKARSLSPEQKVQIVEEESETKFLQTEESGSFLGLEDVSMSEVYACSLSVPINFLSELFGGGELDRKVMEKAGCLSYSYTPWESVKTEVYERQLYYRFDKHVSRFGGEVTSTQQKYPLSDRKGWIVEEVMTLHGVPLGDFFNLHLRYQIEDFPSRLKGCHVRVSMGIAWLKSSWHQKRISKNIISSLQDRLKLIFNAVEKEFANR